Sequence from the Bubalus kerabau isolate K-KA32 ecotype Philippines breed swamp buffalo chromosome 17, PCC_UOA_SB_1v2, whole genome shotgun sequence genome:
ggaaaaatcctgtggacggaggagcctgtaggctgcagtccatggggtcgcgaagagttggacacaactgagcaacttcactttcacttttcactttcatgcattggaggaaatggcaacccactccagcgttattgcctggagaatcccagggatggcggagccttggtgggctgccgtctatggggtcgcacagagtcggacacgactgaagcgacttagcagcagcagcagcagcagcagcagagggctttccaggtggctgagtggtaaagaacccgcctgccaatgcgggagacgtgggctcgattccttggtcgggaagatcccctgcagaagggaatagcaacccactccagtattcttgcctggagaatctcacagacagagaagtctggcatcctgcagtccatggtgtcacaagaatcagaccccaacctagcgactaaacaacacaatAGCCCGGCGCCATCCTGTCTTAAGTGAAATGGGTGTGGCCTGAGGCTCAGGGATTTTAAACGTTCCTCCAAGCTACAGAGAAATTTGGGAATTACTGGGGTGGGACACCTCACTACTGTGGTAAATGTTTTGCAATATATGTGCATGAAATGAACACATTATACACCTTAAACCTACGCAGGGTTGACGATTCTCTTaataaagctggggaaaaaaagaaaaaaatgctttgggAGAGAACCATTCACGTGGAGACTCAAGGCACAAAATAGCTGGTCTTACTATTAACTGAGAcgggcattttttaaatttttattttttataccatTTTCAAAGGTCCCACTTAAtgtacagttattacaaaacacTGGCTATAAATTCCCTGTGTTGTGCACAACATCCCTGTAACCCAACAGCCAATATCTCCCCCACCCCTAAATTACTCTtctgcacctgctgctgctaaccAGTACCttattctctgtgtgtgtctgcctcTCTTTTGGTACATTGATTAGTTTGTTGCCTTTTTAGATTCCAGACATCAGTGGTAAAatccagtatttgtctttctctgtctgacttatttcactttagcacatgtgatgtttagttgctcagtcgtatctgactctttgtaactcaatggactggagcccgccaggctcctctgcccatgggattctccaggcaagaatactgaagggggttgccatgccctcctccaggggatcttcccgacccaggggttaaacccaggtctcccacattgcaggcggattctttactgtctgagccaccagggaagcccaagaataccagagtgggtagcctatcccttctccagaggaacttcctgacccaggaattgaaccggggtctccaggattgcaggcggatcctttaccagctgagctaccagggaagccctcacttcaGCATACTACCCTCCAATTCtaaccatgttgctgcacatggcaaattttgctcttttttctgcCTGAGTAATTCTCCATTGTATAAacgcaccacatctttatccactcgtCTGTTGGTGGACACGGAGgttgtttccataccttggctattgcgGATGCTGCCGCTATGACcatagaggtgcatgtatctttccaagTGAGAGCTTCTATGGTtatccagatatatacccaagagtggacttgttgggtcatatggtagttttatttttatgtacttgttctttttttctcttgctcattttttaaagtatgataaCATATTTACAGGAGACTGGGGAAAAATAGAACAGAGTtgcatatagttccactatacaTTACAATTATGTTTAAGTAGatacattaatatttttgaagtttCAATGTCAAAGGAGTTTTTAGAGAAACCTCCATAATGCCTGCcccagtgactgcaccaatttacattcaaaTTACATCAAATTACAGTCCTAGCCAACATTgcttatttgtgttctttttgatgatcgCTATTGTGACAGGCGTCAGGTGAGATCtcactgtggttctgatttgcatctcCTTTATTAGCGATGTTGAACACAGGTGCACTTTAGAACACTGGAGAAGATTTGTTTGATAACAAACAGGTGCATAtaccatggggcttcccaagtggtgctagtggtaaagaacccgcctgccaatgcaggaaacgcaggagacgtgggtttgatccttgggttgggaggatcccctgggggagggcctagcaacccactctagagttcttgcctggagaatcccatggacagaggagcctggcaggctacagtccatgggctcgcaaagagtgagacacgactgagggacagaGCACATAAATACTATGAATTCACAGGAATCCAGATAAGAGGGTGTTATGGAGAAAGTCAACTGAATAAGCAACAGCAACATCCTTAGAGAGTGGTCAGCAagtgccaacacacacacacacaccgttgCTCTGGGCCAaccaggtacacacacacacacacacacacacacacacacacacacacacactgttgctCTGAGCCAGccaggtgtacacacacacaccccattgcTCTGGGCCAgccaggtacacacacacacacacacacaccccccattgCTCTGGGCCAgccaggtacacacacacacacacacacacacacacacacacaccattgctCTGGGCCAaccaggtacacacacacagacacacacacaccccgttgCTCTGGGCCAgcgaggtacacacacacaccccattgcTCTGGGCCAGCCAGGTGAGGGCTGTACTGACCCTCAGGTCTTCAGCACAGGTGAACTAAGGCCAACAGAGCATCCTCACCTGACAGGTGGGAAGGGGCGGGGCAAGCAGGTGCAGAGAGCCGCTGCTCCCCGTCTACCCTGGGTGTGCCCACGCGGAACGTAGCAGCCAATAGATGGCAAGAACGTCACCACACAGATCCCCCAAAGGCCCGTCATCACTGCTTACCGGTTGGGATCCCGTCCTGGAGGTGAGGAGCCAGGGTGGTGGGcgtttcctcctgccttctccatggaatctttctctccctgtttttctcccttcctgGTTGGAACCTACTCGCTGAGCCCTATTCTCTGCTCCCAGTCTCTCCAGTTGGACTCGTCAGAGCCCAGGGACCAAAGAAACCCTCAGAGAGAAGGAGGTGTGTCCCATTGCTCTGCTTTGATGAAAAAGTCCACCCACAAAACACATCTGTTTGGCGTATTTGGGTACATCTCTCAGCTCTTCCCAACCTCTAGGTCTGAAGTCGTTGTTTAGCTGCTGAGTTGTatctctttgcaaaccccatggactgtagcccaccaggctcccctgtccatgggattctccagataagactactggagtgggttgtgtttcctcttccaggggatcttcctgatccagggatcgaacctggctctcctgcattggcaggcggattctttaccactgcgccacttggCAAGCCCCTTGGTCTAAAGTAGAGGATGAACTTGGGGTACTCTGACTTGAAGGTCAGGACCAGCtgatgtgtgtctgtgtcttaaAGGAGTCTGGGGGTGTTATTCACCGTGGCTTACGGTCATCAAAGCGCTCTACGACACCCTACAGTCCTGAGGGTGCTCTTTGTCGCAGGAGGAAACCGAGTTACTTAGTGAAGCGCCTTTGCCTGGGGCACCAAGACTCGATATTCAAACGGGGTCTGATTTCAGGCCCTGTAACCCTCACAGCTTCTGTAGGATCACTCAAGACCCCCGTGCagcaaatgaacttatctatgaaacgaACGCATGGACATAGAAAACAGTTTCTCCAGTTGCTGCCCGAGGGCTCTGAGTGGAAGCTAGTCTCTCGctgcagagcagaggctcaggGCACTCGAGCATCAGGAGCTGAGGCTCCCGGGCCCTGGAGCTCTGCCGCATGGGCTCAGCTGCCCTCAGCATGGGGGACCCTCCCGGGATTAAACccgtgtccccagcattggcaggaagaCTCTTAGCCACTGTATTCCCAGGGAAGTCTTCGGAATACCTTTATACCAAAAGTCTTcactgtatatgtgtaactggagGTTACGTTAACAAGCGCAACAGGAAACAACTCATCTGAAAACCCTGTGACTGATTTTCACTAAGTGATGGGAACCCATTGGCCAATTCCGTTGAGCCTAGCCTGTTAGCCAGGATCACTCACTGGCAAGTGTTTTCAATCTTCCTCTATGACCTCCCCcagggctcagcaggtaaagaatctgcctgcaatgcaggagacccgggtttgatctctgggtcggaaagatgccctggaggagggcatggcaacccactccagtattcttgcctggagaatcccacgcacagaggagcctagtgggctacagtccttggggtcacaaagagtcagacaccactgagcaactaactcttcaCTCTTCTAACAGGTCCCATTGGCTTCATTTACCAAAGACTACTTTTCCATTCCACCTGAGCCCTCAGCCTTGCGTCAAGATGAGAGAAGCCAAAATAGCCCCCTTCTCCAATTACGGACTGCAGTGGTGTTTCGAGCAGCTGGGCAAAGAGGAGTTCCAGACGTTTAAGGCCCTCCTGAAGGAGCACGCGTCAGAACCGGCAGCATGCTCCTTCCCGCTGATCCAGGTGGACAGGGCTGATGCGGAGTCCCTCGCTTCCCTCCTGCATGAGCATTGCAGAGCATCTCTCGCCTGGAAGACATCCATTGACATCTTTGAAAAGATGAGCCTGTCGGCACTGTCTGAGATGGCAAGGGACAAGATGAAAAGTGAGTGAGATTGGGGCAGACCTCGGGGGTAGGGGAAACAGGGGGTGACCTCAAGTTCCCAGGGGATGGGGAAGGTACCGTTGCGGGTGGGAGGGTGTCCATCTCTACAGCGGGACTCTGAACTAGGAGAACTTACTCACTCACTGCTCAACCTGCCTCGCTGGAAACCCAAGTCATCTCCAGCCCGTGAAACAATGAAGGAGAAGACAGGTCTGCCTGGTGGGTTGAAGGTAGCAGACGGGACGTGGAATCAAAAGTGCCAAGCCAGAGCTCTGGTGCCCCCACATGTGTGACTTCTGGCAAAGTCTCTCCTTCTCTACATCTGGGGACAGTATTTGTGCTGCAACGACGTGCTGTTGCCAAGGTTCAATAAGAAAGTGAATCTTCATCTtgtttttccttattaattttctgtccagAAGATCTGTCCTTCGGTGTGAGTGGGGTCCTAAAGTCCCCCACTACTCTCTTGTTGCCGTCAATTCCCCTTTAACAGTGGCTAGCATCTGCCTCATGCACTGAGGTGCTGctatgttgggtgcatgtatctttgtaattgttacatcatcttcttgGATAGATCCCTCAGTCATTATGTAGTggccttccttgtctcttgtgaATGTGcttggtcctgtctgactctttgcaacccatggactgtagcctgccaggttcctctgtccatcttcctggaattttccaccatttcctcctccaggggctcttcctgacccagggatcaaagccaagtctttcatgtctcttgcattggcaggtggattctttaccactagcgccacctgggaagtgccttcagttcagttcagttcagtcgctcagtcgtgtccgactctttgcgatcccatgaatcgcagcacaccaggcctccctgtccatcaccatctccttattttaaagtctattttatctaatatgagtattgctactcctgcttcttTTGACTTccgtttgcatggaatatctttttccagcccttcactttcagtctgtgtgtgtccctaggtctgaggcatttgggtttgtttgttttttgttttaagaacAGTAACAGCTGTAGAACGGGTGTCTCCCTTATTTCTTGCTTTAGATTTAGAGACTAAGGTTCAAGGAACTTCTCTAAGGATTGCCCTCCCTCAGAATGTTGGTACCCATATTCTAGCAATGTACTTACATCAAGTTCTGTGGTTATCTTAAGGTATTTAGGAGAAAGgtagtagaaaaaaaataatagctctCCTTTATCAGGAGGAATTCTCTCCTTCAACTGTGGACAAAAACTTAGAGTCCCAAGTGTGAGCAGCCAGATTGGCTCTGAAGACTTACAGGTAGTACACGCCTAGATGTTGCTCATCTGTTGTGTCCATAAAGGGCTTGAACAGAAGCTCTTCCTTCTGAGAatcaaaaaaaaatccctggatGGAAAACATATTAGTATTATTCATaggaaattgttgttgttcagttgctcagtcacgtctgactttgtgaccccatggactgcagcatgccaggcctccctgtccatcaccaactcctggagcttactcaaactcatgtccactgagccagtgatgccatccaaccttctcatcctctgtcatccccttcttctcctgccttcaatctttcccagcatcagggtcttttccagtgagtcagctctttgcatcaggtggccaaagtattggagcttcagcatcagtcattctaatgactagtcagggttgatttcctttacgattgactggttggatctccttgcagtccaagggcctctcgagtgtcttctccaacaccacagttcaaaagcatcagttcttcagcactcagctctctttatagtccagatctcacatccatacatgactcctggaaaaaccatagctctgactgtaaggacctttgccagcaaagtgaaatctctgctttttaatacattgtctaggtttgtcatagctttccttccaaggagcaagggtctttgaatttcatggctgtagtcactgtctgcagtgattttggagcccaggataataaaatctgtcactgtagGAAATGAGggttataaaatcaaaataagagTGGATGTTTACTGATCAGTACCCCCAGCTGAGCCACCGTGTTGAGACTGTCACGGGCTCTGCATCTCCATTTTCCTCACTGCAGACGAATTGGGGAATAAACTGTGAGATGCTGAGACGAGTGTGGGTTCCCTTCAGTATTTTGAGCTGGAGATGTTTTCATCCCTGATGAGGGTAGCTGCCATGACATTATTGAGACACCGTCTCACCTGTTCTTGATTGCAGAGTATCTACTGGCTGAAATATCAGAAGATTCTGCACCAACAAAGACTGACCAAGGTCCAAGCATGAAAGAAGTGCCAGGTTAGTTGGGGATTGCAGGGAGGGAAGAAGTGGTGGAAACATGGATGTGTGTGAATTATGCTGCTCTTAACATTTATATACAAGGATGTGatcatgggaaaaaaattttttttgatatggaccatttttaaagtctgtattgaatttgttgcaatattgtttctgctttatatttttttgtttttgttttgttttgttttgttttggccctGAGGTATGTGAGATTTTAGGtccttgaccaggggttgaacccacaacccctgaattagaaggtgaagtcttgaccactgcaccacctgggaagtcctggtaGTGATATCTAAGatattactggggcttcccaggtggctcagtagtaaagaatctacctggcaatgcaggaaacccaggtttgatcccgggatcaggaagatcccctggaggaggaaatggcaacagggactgtagcctgccaggctcctcagtccatggggattctctaggcaagaatactggagtggcttgtcattccctcccccaggggatcttcccgacccagtgattgaacctcatctcctgcgtcttctgcattgtaggcagattctttaccacaaataTACAATAGCAGGCAGCAAAGTCTCTGGCACAGCCTACGGTGGGGAGACAGACAAACATGTAAAGCGTCAGCTGTGACGTGCAGGAAAGAGGTCCAGTTAAAGGGACACAGCTCTATTTCCCAGGACATCCATCCGCTCTGAGGCAGTGATCTTAGGGACAGAGATCCTTATACGCACATTGCTAGGAAGAAACGAAAGCGCCCCAGAGGCAGGCTGGCTGTCTTTGCAGCGACTAAGTCTGTGGTCTTTGTTCTGCGTCTTTGCTTGTTTCTCGCTAAAACTGTGACTCTCTTCACACCCAGTCCCATTcttcccctctcttctgtcccatGCAGGACCCAGAGAGGACCCACAGGACTCGCGGGACTACAGGATCCACGTGATGATGACATTCTCCACCAGGCTGGACACACCCCAGCGCTTTGAAGAATTTGCCTCCGAGTGTCCAGACGCGCACGCGCTATCGGGGGCATTTAACCCAGACCCCTCTGGGGGCTTCCGGCCTTTCACGGTGGTTCTGCACGGACCCCCGGGGGTTGGGAAGTCCACGCTGGCGTGGAGGCTCTTGCTGTTCTGGGCGCAAGGCGACCTGTACAAGGGCTTGTTCTCCTACGTCTTCCTTCTCCGCGCCAGAGACCTCCAGGGGTCCAGGGAGACCAGCTTCGCGGAGCTCATCTCCAGGGAGTGGCCGGACGCCCCGGTTCCGGTGGAGAAGGTCCTGTCCCAGCCCGAAAGGCTCTTGATCGTGGTGGATGGACTCGAAGAGCTGGAGCTCACCTTCAGAGACCAGGACTCCAGCCTCCCGGCCGACTGGGCGGAGAGGCAGCCCGCAGCCGTCCTGGTGCACAGCCTGCTGAAGAAAGTCCTGCTCCCCGAGTGCGCCCTCCTCCTCACCGTCCGGGATGCGGGATTGCAGAGGCTCCAAGCCCTGCTCCAGTCTCCCCGTTACCTATGGGTCGGGGGCCTCTCAGTGGAAAACAGGATGCGATTGCTCCTCGTAGGTGGGAAGCACTGCCGTCGTAAGACATGCGCCTGGCACGCGGGGGCAGACCACCAGGAGGTGCTTGACAAGTGTCAGGTGCCCGTGGTGTGCGCCCTGGTCCGTGAGGCCCTCGAGCTGCAGGGGGAGCCGGGGAAAGGCCTTCCCGTCCCCAGCCACACCCTCACGGGCTTGTACGCCATCTTCGTGTTCCGGCGGCTGGCTCCCAAAGATGCAGGCCGGCGCGCGCTGAGCGGGGAGGAACGCAGAGCCCTAAAGGGCTTGTGCCGGCTGGCAGCGGACGGCGTGTGGAACGCGAAGTTCGTGTTTGACGGTGACGACCTGGGCGTCCACGGGCTGCAGGGGCCCGAGCTCTCCGCCCTGCAGCAGGCGAGCATCCTTCTCCCTGACGGCCACTGCAGAAGCGGCCACGCATTCTCCCACCTCAGCCTCCAGGAGTTCTTTGCGGCCTTGTTCTACGTCCTGCGAGACGTCGAGGGAGACGGGGAGGGCTACCCGCTGTTCCCCCAGAGCACAAAGAGTCTGACGGAGCTCAGGCATGTCGACCTCAACGTCCAGCTGGTCCAGATGAAGAGGTTCCTGTTTGGCCTTGTGAGCAAGGAGGCGACGCGGGCCCTGGAAACCCTCCTAGGCTGTCCCGTCGCCCCCGTGGCTAAGCAGCAACTTCTGCACTGGATCTGCCTGCTGGGTCAGCACCCTGCTGCCGCCGCCTCCCCAGACTTGCTCGAGGCCTTCTACTGCCTCTTCGAGACACAGGACGACGAGTTTGTTCGCTTGGCCTTGAACGGCTTCCAAGAAGTGTGGCTGCAGTTGAACCGGCCAATGGATTTAACGGTGTCCTCCTTCTGTCTCCGTTGTTGCCAGCATTTACGGAAAGTTCGACTGGATGTCAGAGAGACCCCAAAGGATGAGTTTGCTGAGGCATGGCCTGGGGCTCCCCAAGGGTGAGTGCCCCACCTCTGCCGTTCCCGTTCTTGTGTTTCTTTCCAACACAAGAGAGGTATAACTGAGCAAAATTGCACGTATGTAAGGTGTATGACTTGGTATTTTGATGTACCTGAAATAATCACCGTCAGGCTAGTCAGCACACCCATCGCCTCATATAGTTAccattttctttgtgtgtgaaAACACCTAAAGACTATCCCCCTGGGTCTGCATCATTGTGTTAACACAGTAGAGCTCCAGAATGCACTCATCCTGATAGTTGCAACTTTGTATCCTTTGGCCAACAtctcccagctccccaccccaaGGCCCAGGCAACCACCACTCCACGCCCGACTTCCGTGAATTTGACTGCTTTAGAATCTAAGTGAGGCCAGGCACGTctctctgtgactggcttatttcacttggcacagTGTCCTCTAGCTGACCGCTGTTGTGGCCAATGGCagtgtttccttctttttcaaggctggataatattccattgtgtgtgtgtacaccacattttctctttgtatgtatttatttgtagtTGGAGGATATATTG
This genomic interval carries:
- the NLRP5 gene encoding NACHT, LRR and PYD domains-containing protein 5, with protein sequence MREAKIAPFSNYGLQWCFEQLGKEEFQTFKALLKEHASEPAACSFPLIQVDRADAESLASLLHEHCRASLAWKTSIDIFEKMSLSALSEMARDKMKKYLLAEISEDSAPTKTDQGPSMKEVPGPREDPQDSRDYRIHVMMTFSTRLDTPQRFEEFASECPDAHALSGAFNPDPSGGFRPFTVVLHGPPGVGKSTLAWRLLLFWAQGDLYKGLFSYVFLLRARDLQGSRETSFAELISREWPDAPVPVEKVLSQPERLLIVVDGLEELELTFRDQDSSLPADWAERQPAAVLVHSLLKKVLLPECALLLTVRDAGLQRLQALLQSPRYLWVGGLSVENRMRLLLVGGKHCRRKTCAWHAGADHQEVLDKCQVPVVCALVREALELQGEPGKGLPVPSHTLTGLYAIFVFRRLAPKDAGRRALSGEERRALKGLCRLAADGVWNAKFVFDGDDLGVHGLQGPELSALQQASILLPDGHCRSGHAFSHLSLQEFFAALFYVLRDVEGDGEGYPLFPQSTKSLTELRHVDLNVQLVQMKRFLFGLVSKEATRALETLLGCPVAPVAKQQLLHWICLLGQHPAAAASPDLLEAFYCLFETQDDEFVRLALNGFQEVWLQLNRPMDLTVSSFCLRCCQHLRKVRLDVRETPKDEFAEAWPGAPQGLKIKTLNEHWEDLCSVLTTHPNLRKLDLSGSVLSKEAMKTLCVKLRQPACKIQNLIFKGACVNPGLRHLWMTLITNRNITHLDLTGSRLREEDVLMACEALRHPHCALESLRLDRCGLTPASCQAISQVLATSVSLKSLSLTGNKVADQGVKSLCDALKVTPCALQKLILGSCGLTAATCQDLASALIDNQGLTHLSLSGDELGNEGMSLLCRAVKLPSCGLQKLALNACSLGVAGCGFLAFALMGNGHLTHLSLSMNPLEDPGMNLLCEVMMEPSCPLRDLDLVNCRLTALCCKSLSNVIARSPRLRSLDLAANALGDEGIAALCEGLKQKNTLTRLGLEACGLTSEGCKALSAALTCSRHLASLNLMRNDLGPRGMATLCSAFMHPASNLQTIGLWKEQYPARVRRLLEQVQRLKPHVVISDAWYSEEEEDGRWWRI